The Prionailurus bengalensis isolate Pbe53 chromosome D2, Fcat_Pben_1.1_paternal_pri, whole genome shotgun sequence genome window below encodes:
- the SLC16A9 gene encoding LOW QUALITY PROTEIN: monocarboxylate transporter 9 (The sequence of the model RefSeq protein was modified relative to this genomic sequence to represent the inferred CDS: inserted 1 base in 1 codon): MEFKKSPDGGWGWVIVLVSFFTQFLCYGSPLAVGVLYIEWLDAFGEGKGKTAWVGSLASGVGLLASPVCSLCVSSFGARPVTIFSGFMVAGGLMLSSFAPNIYFLFFSYGIVVGLGCGLLYTATVTITCQYFDSHRGLALGLISTGSSVGLFIYAALQRLLIEFYGLDGCLLIVGALALNILACGSLMRPLQPSDCPLPEKTALESAPDRYCIYSEKEKDLEENTNILGKSYSAEETCKSTFGSGGRKQESLLHKSPTMAHSKETETYKKKVAEQTYXCKQLAKRKWQLYKNYCGETVALFKNKVFLALFIAIFLFDIGGFPPSLLMEDVARSSNVKEEELIMPLISIIGIMTAVGKLLLGILADFKWINTLYLYVATLIIMGLALCAIPFAKSYVTLAILSGILGFLTGNWSIFPYVTTKTVGIEKLAHAYGILMFFAGLGNSLGPPIVGWFYDWTQTYDIAFYFSGFCVLLGGFILLLAALPSWHTCSRLLPKPAPTTFLYKVTSNV, from the exons ATGgaatttaaaaagtcacctgATGGTGGATGGGGCTGGGTGATCGTGCTTGTCTCCTTTTTCACTCAGTTTTTGTGTTACGGGTCACCGTTGGCTGTTGGAGTCTTGTACATAGAATGGCTGGATGCCTTtggtgaaggaaaaggaaaaacagcctGGGTCGGATCCCTTGCAAGTGGAGTTGGCTTGCTTGCAA gtcCTGTCTGCagcctctgtgtctcctcttttgGAGCAAGACCTGTGACAATCTTCAGTGGCTTCATGGTAGCTGGAGGcctgatgttgagcagttttgcCCCCAatatctactttctgtttttttcctatgGCATTGTTGTAG GACTCGGATGTGGTTTATTATATACTGCAACAGTGACCATTACGTGCCAGTATTTTGACAGTCACCGAGGCCTTGCTCTTGGCCTAATTTCAACag GTTCAAGTGTTGGACTTTTTATATATGCTGCTCTGCAGAGGTTGCTGATTGAGTTCTATGGGCTGGATGGATGCCTGCTGATTGTGGGCGCCTTAGCTTTAAATATATTAGCCTGTGGCAGCCTGATGAGACCCCTCCAGCCCTCTGATTGCCCTCTGCCTGAAAAAACAGCTCTGGAAAGTGCACCAGATAGATACTGTATTTACAGTGAAAAAGAGAAGGACCTGGAAGAAAACACGAACATTCTTGGAAAGAGCTACAGTGCTGAGGAAACATGCAAGAGCACCTTTGGCAGTGGTGGCCGGAAACAGGAGAGCCTACTTCATAAAAGCCCAACAATGGCACATTCAAAAGAGACTGAAACGTACAAAAAGAAAGTTGCAGAACAGACAT TTTGCAAACAGCTTGCCAAGAGGAAGTGGCAATTATATAAAAACTACTGTGGAGAGACTgtggctctttttaaaaacaaagtatttttagcACTTTTCATTGCTATCTTTCTTTTTGACATTGGAGGATTTCCACCTTCATTACTTATGGAAGATGTGGCAAGAAGTTCAAATGTGAAAGAAGAAGAGCTCATTATGCCTCTTATTTCCATTATTGGCATTATGACAGCAGTTGGTAAACTCCTTCTAGGGATACTGGCTGACTTCAAGTGGATTAATACCTTATATCTTTACGTAGCTACCTTAATAATCATGGGCCTGGCCTTGTGTGCAATTCCATTTGCCAAAAGTTATGTCACATTGGCAATACTTTCTGGGATTCTAGGGTTTCTTACTGGTAACTGGTCCATCTTCCCATATGTGACCACAAAGACTGTGGGAATTGAAAAATTGGCCCATGCCTATGGGATATTAATGTTCTTTGCTGGACTTGGGAATAGCCTTGGACCACCAATTGTTG gtTGGTTTTATGACTGGACCCAGACCTATGACATTGCGTTTTATTTCAGTGGCTTCTGTGTCCTGCTGGGAGGTTTTATCTTGCTTCTGGCCGCCTTACCCTCCTGGCATACATGCAGCAGGCTGCTGCCCAAGCCAGCTCCAACAACCTTTCTGTACAAAGTTACCTCTAATGTTTAG